aaccaaccTTTATATCTATATCCATTGTCCATGTGATGACCATTTTTGAAGACTGACAACATTTTGAATGAACCTCGTatgagcaaacaaattttttttatttttttacaacggattcgaaaataaaatactgggaacaaaaataaaaaatctattttctttttctttgtacACGCTTTAAGGAAGCACCcgaaaaacaccatttcaaatgaagcGAGGGcctttacaaatttattagtGTTAGACACATTAAGCATTGCCTTTTATGGGCAAGCGATACCGATCACcagtttttttacataaaaacagATTAAATTCTAGACGGTCAAAAGAGGTGGTAGTGTGTATTTTTCTTTACTACGCGCGTGGAAATTAATTCTTTGCAGGGAAAAAATCCGTTTAAGCGCTGATGCCATCTAATGGCCGTTTCAGCAGCCTGATTTTTATggcttaatttgttttttttttggcagttaCTTACCTTAAAAAAATACCTTACTGGCAAACAAAAGTTACGCTTCAAACAATTTAGCTTAAGccacttaaggggacagatacctgtaaacggccatattttccctgatttttattaaaactatttaaaatgaagaagtcaatatattttctttaaaattggcATACTAGAGTGAGAGCCCGCGACGCCCAGACCttcgttaaattataaaagttggaaatttttctatatacgtctcctatacaggtataagcaaacccagattattaaacctgggtcgcggtggctttggcaggtaacaggtagtaaaggtgagtaaaattgagtctcaaatttgtaatagtataaagcttagtttttatacatttcaacttacaatcatatcagaaactgcctcgtccattggcggacacttagggcggtaacaacccctccccagacaccctaacattctaattatttataaatctactttcgtcatagtataaaatctaatttttatatattttattcagagatctataaaaataatgttttcacaaTCCCCAGACAGTTTCGATGGTTCCCCTATCTTCCCAGATATAATGAAGTCCACTCCAGGCGTGAGcgcgatgaatatatatgtacgttggtGCGAGTGAAATAGCGCAATTGGTCTACGGCGATCTTTTTCTGCGCATCAGCTGTCTTATACTCTGTATAATACTCCGTATTGTATATTATTGTAGTGTGAACTGTTATACGTACAGCAagcgtttaataatttatttgcaaaatttattataaaataagtggTATAGTTGTGATAAAGTGTTGTCATGGAAACGGAGGAAccggaaaaaaacaaattaagttgttttatttgtaagaaaagTGAGGGGAAATTAATATTGCTTTCTGAAGAGACATTAAAGAAGTGCCGAACTGTTTTGAAAGTCAGAAAAAAACACAACCTTAAATATGCGAATGTTATTTTGCCTGATGAATATACAGATGGAGGTTATCACCGGGAATGCCATAAAACATTCACAGGCGTTAATAAACAGTACTACAATTCGGAGCCTgcagatttaaaaaagaaaaaaaagagtaaaCAAAGAGTCGATTAGTGTAGACAATTTATCTCCAGATACACCGATAGTACCTGAGTTCACTACCGAACTCGCAACAAAATCTCCAACatcatcagaaaaaaatttatattctgaATTGATAAAGCTCCAGCCTTCAACCTCCACAGAACAATCTCATTTATCGCCTCAACATACAGAACCTTCAACAATTTCACAATCGACTTTAGCTAGTGAATCAGAGGTCTTACAATCGAcaagttatcaaaaaaatggtgacaTTAGTACACCAGATGTTACTGAAGTAAACAATGTAATTGAGGACGTAAATACTCAACCCGAAAATGTTGTCAGTAGTAATGACTCTCCgattgtttgtatattttgtaataaacagAAGAAGAAAGTGCGCTCAAAAATGCTTCCACTTCATGCAGCTGAAACAAACCAATTTAAAAGTAGTATTTTTTCTAACATTGAAGGTTTAGAAGAATATAACGAGTTTTCAACTACATTGAATAATTACTCTgctccaaaaatatattatcataCTGATTGTCGAGTTCATTTTAACAATGATGTGTCgtctaaaaaaaatcatctagtAAAAGTCATTGGCATTACAATCGAGAGTATCACAGACAAGTTTTTGACGAAATTGGCAGCATTATCGAAGAAGGTATTATTAAAAAGGGacgatgttattttttaatatatttacatgaACTGTATAAAGAgtcattggaaaaaatttatcaagATAATTCCGTTGAAATGAACTTCGTTTTCACAGTGTATATAATGTTCGGAATGCAATTGATGTCAATTCTGCTCGAGTTCAGATGTTTATAGACTCATACAAAGTTTCCGACATTAATGAGGCtttcaatcgaaaaaaattgagaaacttTGATGCTAGCAGTTTACCACCTTGTGAAAATGAGCTACTACAGCATTTTTTACGAGCTAATTATATTTGTACGATTTGGAACAATGCTCACTTAAGAAAACCTACTTCACATAAACCTGAAAATAATGGCTGGGTACTGGAAAATGATCAATACcattttaaatggtttgaaggAGATCAGCTACCTACTTATGTCAGTGATTCTCTACAAACTTTGTCAGGTATGTTATAATGTTCACTGTTTATGAAGAAATTATCAACCATTCATAATTATTCTAACTTGCTTTAATTATTACAGAAGCTGATGAAGACGATGACATTCATGAGGACAAATCCGCAGAATGGAGTAGCGGTGATGAAGATAATCGAGATACCGACGAGGACGATGAagttgattaaatattttttttgatttaataataatgtttgacacattatatttttactttgtattgtaatggctataaatataaatataattgaaatcttTTTCGATTGGTTCGATCACGATCTAAATTATTCTCTCTCCTTACAGTAAAactaacatgcatacaaatttatctTCTTAACTTTAAACTTCTAGAATTTTACCATCAGCTGtcgatttttcgtatttttttctgcacaatactagaaaaaattttcgattgataTTTACAACTTTCGTAGATCTCCACTTGACTCAATAAAAATCGCATTATTGTATTgttgatttaataatttgttaatatgaaaatttttctgcgttctcctttaaaaatttactttttttatctgttataaatgtatataatgaattttcttgATAAATTTAGAGAACAGATCGCCCTATTTCACTCGCGccaacgtacatatatgtatattcatcgCGCTCACGCCTGGAGTGGGAttgtgaaaacattatttttatagatctctgaataaaatatataaaaattagattttatactatgacgaaagtagatttataaataattagaatgttagggtgtctggggaggggttgttaccgccctaagtgtccgccaatggacgaggcagtttctgatatgattgtaagttgaaatgtataaaaactaagctttatactattacaaatttgagactaaattttactcacctttactacctgttacctgccaaagccaccgcgacccaggtttaataatctgggtttgcttatacctgtataggagacgtatatagaaaaatttccaacttttataatttaacgaaGGTCTGGGCGTCGCGGGCTCTTAGTCTATACAgtttatttctatattaaattaatataaatttttattttttattttaatcatttaaaatggcggatgtacactcaattcttccaggaaggtcgcagcggggcttcgcaatcggcgggcattgtagcatcggcgtcagtgacctgaatacaaaaaatccaaattttttttgcttattaatgtcGTAAAtgtctatatgaattaaacacaaatgaaaaaaattctcgaaataaaatgcttcaaaaaactatgaattttggggcgaattttcctatcaTTTTAcactcccagcgctcgaacgcaaagaatagagtcgtcacagttgacgatctataaaataagaaatacttaaatttacattcaaacattttttttacatattattaaataactatattaacattttatgaataaaaaagaattttcgaaattttacaggtatctgcgcCTTTAAAAGCAAAACTCTTAAAAACATCATTCGAGTAAGTTGAATATATAGTCTTACAGCGTAAAGAGGAGCTGGAAATGCTTAGTCgttggcttgaaatcactctgatatgggttcccggtcacaggaacatacggagtaatgagatagcggatgagctagcaagaaaaggctcgacactagaaatagcagaggcggtggcagtctacatcccactgaacacactaaaagcatccattgcttcacactatcatacTTTAGAAaatggaagcaactaactacaaGTATTACAACAAATTCGCTCCCGGCGAAACaactcacgcatcactgcaacccttacaggctaTTGggaagtaggggatcatgcagctagactcaatctaccct
The sequence above is drawn from the Anastrepha obliqua isolate idAnaObli1 chromosome 4, idAnaObli1_1.0, whole genome shotgun sequence genome and encodes:
- the LOC129246058 gene encoding uncharacterized protein LOC129246058; the encoded protein is MFIDSYKVSDINEAFNRKKLRNFDASSLPPCENELLQHFLRANYICTIWNNAHLRKPTSHKPENNGWVLENDQYHFKWFEGDQLPTYVSDSLQTLSEADEDDDIHEDKSAEWSSGDEDNRDTDEDDEVD